A single Natranaerobius thermophilus JW/NM-WN-LF DNA region contains:
- the spoIIE gene encoding stage II sporulation protein E, producing MAYETEYIKTYERTYKQAYQPLDTSKSATPRTKLLVTFWEKFRELFIKLFNGVTSLSTLYLLTGFLLGRAEVRGGLIPLVLAYLLALRLEKASYFSAAFIGSLIGIQLTHGIEGTVTVIIPAMIYLLWERRSLGNKPKIGTVIFVASFMVTSWFYGGLPGSFPFNLLPLAIEGGLLVIFAVLLMPGLQFIESKRKTDNIEKEEIVSIILLASMAFMGLQGIMIGPYSIPRLVSLLAVLIVGYRYGGGQGAAAGAILGTITSFYSLSQISIGALTLSGLLAGIFKDFGKLSSTFAFIFSSGLVVFYLGEPFVMLHFLQEILIISVIFLVIPERFFYKITPSPISHGSKMVSDRKMDQIINHKFYEFASLFSDMAKVFEPNSNEQDYHDSSEIEDFVQTVVNQVCGGCSKVSYCWEKNFFVTYKNFLNVISKVDSGKKLHRDELPEYLQESCIRPSLLLENAGSVFDDYQLEHNKAKSSAAENKKLLSEQMFALSELFNKMAKFKVVDSSNNRELEQEIRSAIENKNFVCEEICVTGKVQEDLTIELIINCSGTKQEDIKEISTLVSEVVGEKLSPVTWDLYREDSKINNHYFIRLRAEQQLQVITGCIQINKEGEPLSGDTYMSRELSTGEHLLLLSDGMGSGSKANEESEATVNLITKLLNYGYDKQMVIRSVNSLLATINRVDSFATVDMALIDLYTGIGEFCKAGAVSSFISTAEGVEKVEASSLPAGIIESVEPKKMTYSLKPGDYLYMVSDGVFDMGDGEKWFEKAISNLKSKDPQEMAEELLEKVKRRYSYGDFPDDVTILIAKITSNSKESELDSQTMGLDIWEKIN from the coding sequence TTGGCTTATGAAACTGAATATATTAAAACTTATGAAAGAACCTATAAACAAGCTTATCAACCTTTAGATACTTCTAAAAGTGCTACTCCACGTACAAAATTGTTGGTGACTTTTTGGGAAAAATTCCGTGAATTATTTATTAAATTATTTAACGGTGTCACAAGTTTATCAACTCTATATTTATTAACGGGTTTTTTACTTGGACGAGCTGAGGTTAGAGGTGGTCTAATACCATTGGTGTTAGCATATTTACTAGCACTAAGGCTTGAAAAAGCCAGTTATTTTTCGGCTGCATTTATTGGGTCTCTAATAGGTATCCAATTGACCCACGGGATAGAAGGAACTGTTACTGTTATTATACCAGCAATGATTTATTTACTGTGGGAAAGAAGAAGTCTTGGGAACAAACCAAAAATAGGAACTGTTATATTCGTTGCTTCTTTTATGGTAACTTCATGGTTTTACGGTGGACTGCCTGGAAGTTTTCCTTTTAACCTGCTACCTTTAGCCATAGAGGGTGGTTTATTGGTAATCTTTGCTGTCTTGCTAATGCCTGGTTTGCAATTTATTGAGTCAAAGAGGAAAACTGATAACATTGAAAAAGAAGAAATAGTTAGCATTATTTTGTTAGCATCCATGGCTTTTATGGGTTTACAAGGTATTATGATTGGCCCTTATTCAATTCCAAGATTGGTGAGTTTATTAGCTGTGCTAATTGTTGGATATAGGTATGGCGGAGGACAAGGTGCCGCGGCTGGCGCTATATTAGGCACTATAACTAGTTTCTATAGTCTGTCCCAAATTAGCATTGGAGCGTTAACTTTAAGCGGTCTATTGGCTGGTATTTTTAAAGATTTTGGGAAGTTGAGCTCGACTTTTGCATTCATTTTTTCATCTGGGTTAGTGGTATTTTACCTTGGAGAGCCCTTTGTTATGCTGCACTTTTTACAAGAAATTTTAATTATTTCTGTAATATTCTTAGTAATTCCTGAAAGATTTTTCTATAAAATTACACCTTCTCCAATCTCTCATGGATCTAAAATGGTAAGTGATAGAAAGATGGATCAAATTATCAATCATAAATTTTATGAATTTGCTAGCTTATTCTCCGATATGGCTAAAGTATTTGAACCTAATTCAAATGAACAAGATTATCATGACAGTAGTGAAATTGAAGATTTTGTCCAAACTGTAGTCAACCAGGTTTGTGGTGGATGTTCCAAAGTATCTTATTGTTGGGAGAAAAACTTTTTTGTAACTTATAAAAACTTTTTAAATGTGATAAGCAAGGTGGATAGTGGAAAAAAATTACACAGAGACGAATTACCCGAATACTTACAAGAATCTTGTATTAGACCGTCTTTACTATTGGAAAATGCTGGCAGTGTATTTGATGACTATCAATTAGAGCATAATAAGGCTAAAAGTAGTGCAGCAGAAAATAAAAAATTATTATCTGAACAAATGTTTGCACTATCAGAACTTTTTAATAAAATGGCCAAGTTTAAAGTTGTTGATTCCAGTAATAACAGGGAATTAGAACAAGAAATTAGATCGGCCATTGAAAACAAGAATTTTGTTTGTGAAGAAATTTGTGTAACAGGTAAGGTTCAAGAAGATTTAACTATAGAGCTAATAATAAATTGTTCCGGGACTAAACAAGAAGATATTAAAGAAATATCAACATTAGTATCAGAGGTCGTAGGTGAAAAACTGTCACCTGTAACTTGGGACCTATATCGTGAAGACTCCAAAATAAATAACCATTACTTTATAAGGTTAAGAGCAGAACAACAGTTGCAAGTTATTACTGGTTGTATCCAGATCAATAAAGAAGGTGAACCTTTATCTGGAGATACTTACATGTCAAGGGAGCTATCAACTGGAGAACACTTGCTATTATTAAGTGATGGAATGGGGTCTGGGTCTAAAGCTAACGAGGAAAGTGAAGCCACTGTTAACTTAATTACTAAATTACTAAATTATGGTTATGATAAACAAATGGTGATAAGGTCGGTTAACTCGCTATTAGCTACTATCAATCGAGTAGATAGTTTTGCCACAGTAGATATGGCGTTAATTGACTTGTATACTGGTATTGGGGAATTTTGCAAGGCGGGAGCTGTTTCTTCCTTTATTTCAACTGCTGAAGGGGTAGAAAAGGTAGAAGCTTCCTCGTTACCTGCTGGTATCATAGAGTCAGTTGAACCTAAAAAAATGACATATAGTTTAAAACCAGGCGATTATTTATATATGGTGAGTGATGGTGTCTTTGATATGGGTGACGGTGAAAAATGGTTTGAGAAAGCAATTTCTAATTTAAAATCAAAGGACCCCCAAGAAATGGCAGAAGAACTCCTGGAAAAAGTGAAGCGCAGATATAGTTATGGAGACTTCCCTGACGATGTAACTATTTTAATCGCTAAAATCACAAGTAATTCTAAGGAATCTGAATTGGACTCTCAAACTATGGGATTAGATATATGGGAAAAGATAAATTAA
- the tilS gene encoding tRNA lysidine(34) synthetase TilS, with the protein MKEKVYQNIFEKGLIKSGDKVLVGVSGGPDSVALLHVLYELRQELQFKLVVSHLNHGFRDKSAEEDADFVKKLAEDLELPIIYDKWQVKDYINYYKLSPQQGARIQRYKFFEQAAKDFGATKLALGHHIDDQVETFFLRLIRGAGTQGLSGMQFIRKLNNDLLLIRPLLEVSKSEIKEYLQTNKLKYKIDPTNQETNYLRNKVRHEILPVFQDINPNINERLLETMELLKEENDYLNKAANELYQKSQVDTGRSQNNTKPLAYQGQERELLFCLKTLQKSPKVLLRRILLTAVYSFISKTDQEDRHLNSENVSKKHIDAVAKMIELGLTGKEITLPGKIYTFIDTRMISGQSKQVMVISDQNLTSSYAIQGTKQAELEVPGWTYWPLSNMWLYSYIKDHKSEQSSHYHKTINRNSFEATLDYDKIDLPVIIRNRKVGDRFVPLGMNSPKKLKDFFIDEKVPRNYRDKIPLLVSGRGEILWVIGYRINEQYKVTKDTRRYFCIEAQLSEY; encoded by the coding sequence ATGAAAGAAAAAGTTTATCAAAACATTTTTGAAAAAGGGTTAATAAAATCTGGAGACAAGGTATTAGTAGGAGTTTCTGGAGGGCCTGATTCAGTAGCCCTCCTTCATGTGTTATATGAACTAAGGCAAGAACTTCAGTTCAAATTAGTAGTTTCACATTTAAATCATGGTTTTAGGGATAAAAGTGCTGAAGAAGATGCTGATTTTGTAAAAAAACTGGCCGAAGATTTGGAATTACCGATAATTTACGACAAATGGCAGGTAAAAGATTATATTAATTACTATAAACTTTCACCACAACAAGGGGCCCGAATTCAAAGGTATAAATTTTTTGAACAAGCTGCAAAAGATTTCGGTGCAACTAAATTAGCTCTGGGCCATCATATAGATGATCAAGTGGAAACCTTTTTTTTACGCTTGATAAGAGGTGCTGGAACTCAAGGCCTTTCAGGTATGCAATTTATAAGAAAGTTAAATAATGATCTGCTGCTAATCAGGCCGTTGTTAGAGGTGTCAAAAAGTGAAATTAAAGAGTATTTACAAACTAATAAACTAAAATATAAAATAGATCCAACAAATCAAGAGACCAATTATCTTAGGAATAAGGTGAGACATGAAATTTTACCTGTCTTTCAGGATATAAACCCCAATATTAATGAAAGACTTTTAGAAACAATGGAGTTGTTAAAAGAAGAAAATGACTACTTAAACAAGGCAGCTAACGAGCTATATCAAAAGTCACAAGTTGATACTGGACGGAGTCAAAATAATACAAAACCCCTGGCTTACCAAGGACAAGAAAGAGAACTATTATTTTGCCTTAAAACATTACAAAAATCGCCTAAAGTGTTGTTACGCAGAATCTTATTAACAGCAGTTTATTCTTTTATTTCTAAAACTGACCAAGAGGACAGGCATCTAAATTCAGAAAATGTTTCAAAAAAACATATAGATGCCGTGGCGAAGATGATTGAGTTAGGCTTAACAGGCAAAGAAATAACATTACCAGGAAAAATCTACACTTTTATAGATACTCGAATGATTTCAGGTCAGTCAAAACAAGTGATGGTAATTTCAGATCAAAATTTAACATCATCATATGCTATTCAAGGGACTAAACAGGCAGAATTAGAAGTCCCCGGGTGGACTTACTGGCCTCTATCAAATATGTGGCTTTATAGTTATATAAAAGATCACAAATCAGAGCAATCGAGTCATTATCACAAAACAATTAACAGAAATTCTTTTGAAGCTACATTAGATTATGATAAGATTGATTTACCAGTAATAATAAGAAATAGAAAGGTGGGGGATCGGTTTGTTCCATTGGGAATGAATTCCCCCAAAAAATTAAAAGACTTTTTTATTGATGAAAAAGTACCCAGAAATTATCGTGACAAAATTCCTTTGTTAGTTAGCGGCCGAGGTGAAATATTGTGGGTGATAGGATATCGCATAAATGAACAGTATAAAGTTACTAAGGATACTAGAAGATATTTTTGCATTGAAGCTCAACTATCGGAGTATTAA
- the hpt gene encoding hypoxanthine phosphoribosyltransferase, translating to MERAYDKDAFKQLISEEEIKDKVKELGEQISQDYQGQEVIAVGVLKGSFVFAADLLRQLSIPNEIDFLAVSSYGASTKSSGIIRILKDLDTSIENKHVLIVEDIVDTGLTLNYLLETLSTRKPASLKICTLLDKPDRREVDLTPDYIGFQIPDLFVVGYGLDYAEYYRDWPAIYVLPEEDE from the coding sequence GTGGAAAGGGCTTATGACAAAGATGCTTTTAAACAATTAATTAGTGAAGAGGAAATAAAAGATAAGGTTAAAGAATTAGGAGAACAAATTTCGCAAGACTATCAAGGACAAGAAGTGATTGCTGTTGGGGTACTAAAAGGCTCCTTTGTTTTTGCAGCAGATTTGTTGAGACAATTAAGCATACCTAATGAAATTGATTTCCTAGCTGTATCAAGCTATGGCGCTAGTACTAAATCAAGTGGTATAATTAGAATATTGAAAGATTTAGATACTAGTATAGAAAATAAACATGTGCTGATTGTAGAAGATATAGTAGATACTGGCTTGACTCTAAATTATTTATTGGAAACCTTATCTACAAGAAAGCCGGCATCACTTAAAATTTGTACTTTATTAGATAAACCTGATCGCAGAGAGGTGGATCTGACTCCCGATTATATTGGTTTTCAAATACCCGATTTATTCGTGGTAGGATATGGCCTGGACTATGCAGAATATTATCGGGATTGGCCAGCTATTTATGTTTTACCAGAAGAAGACGAGTAA
- the ftsH gene encoding ATP-dependent zinc metalloprotease FtsH yields MNRFTRQAVLYLLILMIVVGIFQQLNQEPEAEEDLFYNEFLNKVEAGEVDRVDITERDIEGELTDGTSFVTRDPGDPELIETLKEYEVNIKDHEVPGPPWWASLFTYIIPFVLLIAIFFFFMQQSQGGGGRMMNFGKSKAKLHEGDQKSNVKFHDVAGADEEKEELVEVVNFLKEPQKFIDLGARIPKGVLLVGPPGTGKTLLGRAVAGEAGVPFFSISGSDFVEMFVGVGASRVRDLFENAKKNSPCIVFIDEIDAVGRQRGAGLGGGHDEREQTLNQLLVEMDGFDVNEGIIVMAATNRSDILDPALQRPGRFDRQITVNAPDLKGREEILKVHARDKPLEDNVDLKVVARRTPGFTGADLENLVNEAAIYAARRNKNRIGMKELEGAIDRVIAGTEKKSRVISEFEKKIVAYHEAGHAIVGYLLPHTDPVHKVSIIPRGAAGGFTLMLPEEDRQFMTKTELLERVSTLLGGRVAEELKLKEISTGAQNDLERATTIVRQMIMEYGMSENLGPITLGQKQGQVFLGRDIARDKDYSENIAYAIDKEIRNMVDSSYQEARETLEENIDKLEKIAQALMERETLVAKEIKMLMEGKDLPPIEESEDTETLDFLVDEQQDTKSESDNEQQSQENQADNNQNDSTTEFDDEQQTNDDNRPEDDEDNEEDKNKGNNDFNLKIDYNKEDKDNKDKDK; encoded by the coding sequence TTGAACCGTTTTACCAGACAAGCAGTACTGTATTTACTGATACTGATGATTGTAGTTGGAATTTTTCAGCAACTTAACCAAGAACCAGAAGCGGAAGAAGACTTATTTTACAATGAATTTCTCAATAAAGTAGAGGCAGGAGAAGTAGATAGAGTAGATATTACTGAGAGGGATATTGAAGGTGAATTGACCGATGGTACTTCATTTGTGACCAGGGATCCAGGCGATCCAGAGTTGATTGAAACCTTAAAAGAGTACGAAGTTAATATTAAAGACCATGAAGTCCCCGGTCCTCCTTGGTGGGCGTCACTATTTACCTATATTATTCCTTTTGTATTACTAATAGCGATATTTTTCTTTTTTATGCAACAATCCCAAGGCGGCGGTGGACGTATGATGAATTTTGGAAAAAGTAAAGCCAAACTTCACGAAGGCGATCAGAAAAGTAACGTTAAGTTTCATGATGTGGCAGGTGCCGACGAAGAAAAGGAAGAATTAGTTGAGGTAGTGAATTTCTTAAAAGAGCCTCAGAAGTTTATCGATTTGGGTGCTAGAATTCCGAAAGGAGTTTTACTAGTTGGGCCTCCCGGTACAGGAAAAACACTACTTGGTAGAGCTGTAGCTGGTGAAGCGGGTGTACCATTCTTTAGCATTAGTGGTTCAGACTTTGTAGAGATGTTTGTAGGAGTTGGAGCATCCAGGGTACGTGATTTATTCGAAAATGCTAAGAAAAATTCACCATGTATAGTGTTCATTGATGAAATTGATGCTGTAGGTCGACAAAGAGGCGCCGGATTAGGCGGAGGTCATGATGAGCGTGAACAGACTTTAAACCAGTTACTTGTTGAAATGGATGGTTTCGACGTCAATGAAGGTATTATTGTAATGGCTGCAACAAACAGATCTGATATCCTCGACCCAGCCTTACAAAGACCGGGACGTTTTGATAGACAAATAACTGTCAATGCTCCTGACTTAAAAGGACGTGAAGAAATACTAAAGGTCCATGCCCGTGATAAACCTCTAGAAGATAACGTAGATTTAAAAGTAGTGGCTCGAAGAACTCCAGGCTTTACGGGTGCAGATTTGGAAAACTTAGTCAATGAAGCAGCTATTTATGCTGCTAGAAGAAACAAGAATAGAATTGGTATGAAAGAACTTGAAGGGGCAATAGATCGTGTGATTGCAGGTACAGAGAAGAAAAGTCGTGTAATCAGCGAATTTGAAAAGAAAATTGTTGCCTATCACGAAGCCGGTCACGCCATTGTGGGATATCTTCTACCACATACTGACCCCGTTCACAAGGTTTCTATTATTCCACGCGGAGCAGCCGGTGGTTTCACATTAATGTTACCAGAAGAAGATAGACAATTTATGACGAAAACTGAACTATTGGAACGTGTGAGCACTTTACTAGGAGGAAGAGTTGCCGAAGAGCTCAAACTCAAAGAGATTAGTACTGGAGCTCAAAACGATCTTGAGAGAGCAACTACCATTGTGAGACAAATGATAATGGAATACGGCATGAGTGAAAATTTAGGACCCATCACTTTAGGTCAAAAACAAGGTCAGGTCTTCCTGGGAAGAGATATTGCTAGAGATAAGGATTACAGTGAAAATATTGCTTATGCAATAGATAAAGAAATAAGAAACATGGTTGACAGTTCTTATCAAGAAGCCAGGGAAACATTAGAAGAAAATATTGACAAACTCGAAAAAATTGCTCAGGCCTTGATGGAAAGAGAAACCTTGGTGGCCAAAGAAATTAAAATGTTAATGGAAGGAAAAGACTTGCCTCCTATTGAAGAAAGTGAAGACACAGAAACATTAGATTTTTTAGTTGACGAACAACAAGATACGAAATCTGAATCAGACAATGAACAACAGTCCCAAGAAAACCAAGCAGATAACAATCAAAATGATTCAACAACAGAATTTGACGACGAACAACAAACTAATGATGACAATCGACCTGAAGACGATGAAGATAACGAAGAAGATAAAAACAAGGGGAACAACGACTTCAATCTTAAAATAGACTACAATAAAGAAGATAAAGATAACAAAGATAAAGATAAGTAA
- a CDS encoding ECF transporter S component — protein MHSRAIINSSTRKLAVGGLLSAISIVMSFTPLGYVPVPTPAGSVTTMHVPVIIAALLEGPYIGTMVGSIFGLTSFIRGANFFVDPVVAIIPRLFIGMGSYFAMRLTARLLSDKTKRDFLPYAAGAFTGTVINTAGVLSLATLRGYLPGYAAAGVAVSHGIPEIIVAIILTILICRTVRKLY, from the coding sequence GTGCATAGCAGAGCGATAATTAATAGCAGTACTCGAAAACTTGCTGTAGGCGGATTATTGTCGGCGATCAGCATAGTTATGAGCTTTACCCCCCTTGGTTATGTACCAGTGCCTACACCCGCCGGTTCAGTCACTACCATGCATGTTCCAGTCATAATTGCGGCATTACTAGAAGGGCCTTATATAGGAACTATGGTAGGCAGTATTTTTGGATTAACGAGTTTTATCAGAGGGGCAAATTTCTTTGTAGATCCGGTGGTCGCCATTATCCCTAGGTTGTTTATTGGGATGGGGTCTTACTTTGCAATGAGGTTAACAGCTAGGCTTCTATCTGATAAGACAAAAAGAGATTTTCTCCCCTATGCAGCTGGAGCTTTTACGGGAACAGTTATAAACACAGCGGGGGTTTTATCACTTGCAACATTACGTGGGTATTTACCTGGCTATGCAGCAGCAGGTGTGGCTGTCAGTCATGGAATACCTGAAATCATTGTTGCAATAATCCTTACTATTTTAATTTGTCGCACAGTAAGGAAATTGTATTAA
- a CDS encoding formate--tetrahydrofolate ligase, protein MKSDIEIARGAPMRPIKDIASEVGIKDEELELYGDYKAKITFDAWKRLKDKPDGNLILVTAITPTPAGEGKSTTTVGLGQALKRLGKNTMVALREPSLGPSFGVKGGAAGGGYSQVVPMEDINLHFTGDIHAITTAHNLLSAAIDNHIHQGNNLDIDARRINWRRVVDLNDRALRNTVVALGGRGNGFPREDGFDITVASEIMAILCLATDIKDLKERLSKIIIGYTRDRQPVTVADLKMQGSMAVLLKDAIKPNLVQTYENVPAFVHGGPFANIAHGCNSAMATQMGVKMSDYLVTEAGFGADLGAEKFFNIKCRFAGLNPDAAVVVATARALKMHGGVEKDNLKEENLEALEKGFENLEKHMENINKFGVPAVVAVNRFPTDTEKELELLINKCQEKGYRVALSEVFAKGGEGGEEVAKEVLDIIDSKESNFKYLYDVDKSMEEKIETIAKEIYGASDVEFTPTARRNIKQLAQKGLDQVPVCMAKTQFSFSDDPKLLGRPKDFSITVKRVRISAGAGFAVAMTGDIMTMPGLPKQPAAEEIDIDDDGQITGLF, encoded by the coding sequence GTGAAAAGTGATATCGAAATAGCTCGAGGGGCACCCATGCGGCCAATCAAGGACATCGCTTCAGAAGTTGGCATCAAGGATGAAGAGCTGGAATTATACGGTGATTACAAGGCTAAAATAACTTTTGATGCATGGAAAAGGCTTAAAGACAAACCAGATGGCAATCTGATATTGGTTACTGCCATCACTCCCACTCCAGCCGGTGAAGGTAAATCTACAACCACTGTAGGTTTGGGTCAGGCTTTAAAGCGATTGGGCAAGAACACTATGGTAGCCTTAAGGGAACCTTCTTTAGGTCCAAGTTTTGGTGTTAAAGGCGGTGCTGCAGGTGGGGGCTACTCACAGGTAGTACCTATGGAAGACATCAACTTACATTTTACTGGTGATATTCATGCTATTACTACCGCACATAATTTACTCTCGGCAGCCATTGACAACCATATTCATCAAGGTAATAATCTTGATATTGATGCACGAAGAATTAACTGGCGAAGGGTAGTTGATTTGAATGATCGAGCTTTAAGAAACACAGTTGTAGCCTTAGGTGGTAGAGGTAATGGCTTCCCTAGGGAAGATGGCTTTGATATTACTGTTGCTAGTGAGATAATGGCGATCTTATGCTTGGCAACAGATATTAAAGATCTAAAAGAAAGGTTAAGCAAAATAATAATTGGCTATACCAGGGATAGACAGCCTGTAACAGTTGCTGATCTAAAGATGCAGGGATCCATGGCAGTATTATTAAAAGATGCAATTAAGCCAAACCTTGTGCAAACTTATGAAAATGTGCCTGCTTTTGTACATGGCGGTCCTTTTGCTAATATTGCACATGGCTGCAATTCGGCCATGGCAACTCAAATGGGAGTGAAAATGTCAGATTATCTAGTGACTGAAGCTGGATTTGGAGCTGATTTGGGAGCAGAAAAATTCTTTAATATAAAATGTCGATTTGCAGGTTTAAATCCAGATGCGGCTGTTGTGGTGGCTACTGCCCGTGCTTTGAAAATGCATGGTGGAGTCGAAAAAGACAATTTAAAAGAAGAGAATTTAGAAGCATTAGAAAAAGGGTTTGAAAACTTAGAAAAACATATGGAAAACATAAATAAATTTGGTGTGCCAGCAGTAGTTGCAGTGAATAGATTCCCAACAGATACAGAAAAAGAACTAGAACTACTTATCAATAAGTGTCAAGAGAAAGGCTATCGAGTGGCATTGAGTGAAGTTTTTGCTAAAGGTGGAGAAGGTGGCGAAGAAGTCGCCAAAGAAGTATTAGACATAATTGACAGTAAAGAGTCCAATTTTAAATACTTATATGATGTTGACAAATCTATGGAAGAAAAAATAGAAACTATTGCTAAAGAAATTTATGGAGCTTCCGATGTTGAGTTTACTCCGACTGCCAGAAGAAATATTAAACAACTAGCTCAAAAAGGTCTGGATCAGGTGCCAGTATGTATGGCTAAAACCCAGTTCTCTTTTTCTGATGATCCTAAGCTATTGGGAAGGCCCAAGGATTTTAGCATAACTGTTAAACGAGTACGGATTTCAGCAGGGGCTGGCTTTGCTGTAGCCATGACTGGGGACATTATGACTATGCCAGGTTTACCCAAACAACCAGCTGCAGAAGAAATTGATATTGATGATGATGGACAAATTACAGGTCTATTTTAA
- a CDS encoding biotin--[acetyl-CoA-carboxylase] ligase — translation MSIIKLSETDLSPVKSKILNNLKKQPYVSGEFLSSQLNVSRTAIWKNIQGLANLGYQIDPIKGKGYRLVVIPDNLYPWELDFSLKKDYQITYFDNIDSTNNYARSLQPPQVVIAEQQTKGRGRMGRAWFSAPGGIYFSLVITPRCSVDEIPTIPLLISTAITKVLKRELGIQAEIKWPNDILVQGQKVTGILVELAGETDAPQKAVIGVGINANQNTNLFPEELKKSVTSLRELNCSPVNRKLMLNSILEEITQLFFELPNCIPKVLNTWKEYSCTLGKKITVKQVSKTITGIAKDIDRSGALIVETPQGEQRILTGDLSINI, via the coding sequence GTGAGTATTATTAAATTATCGGAAACGGATCTCAGTCCTGTAAAATCAAAAATTTTAAACAATTTGAAAAAACAGCCATATGTTTCTGGTGAATTTCTAAGTTCTCAATTAAATGTTTCCAGGACAGCCATTTGGAAGAATATTCAAGGGCTGGCCAATTTAGGTTATCAAATTGATCCCATAAAGGGTAAAGGATATCGATTGGTAGTTATACCTGATAACCTTTATCCATGGGAACTAGATTTTTCGTTAAAAAAAGATTACCAAATAACTTACTTTGATAATATCGATTCTACTAATAATTATGCACGTTCTTTGCAACCACCGCAAGTGGTGATTGCTGAACAACAGACCAAAGGGCGGGGTCGTATGGGCAGGGCGTGGTTTTCTGCCCCTGGAGGAATTTATTTTTCCTTAGTGATTACTCCACGGTGTTCAGTAGATGAGATTCCTACAATTCCCTTGCTGATATCAACTGCTATTACCAAAGTTCTTAAAAGGGAACTGGGAATCCAAGCTGAAATAAAATGGCCTAATGATATTTTAGTTCAAGGTCAAAAAGTGACTGGGATCTTAGTAGAACTTGCTGGCGAAACCGATGCTCCTCAGAAAGCTGTAATAGGGGTGGGAATTAATGCCAACCAAAATACCAATTTATTCCCTGAGGAGCTGAAAAAGTCTGTCACTTCCTTGAGAGAACTTAATTGCTCGCCAGTAAATCGCAAATTAATGTTAAATAGTATATTAGAAGAGATTACTCAATTATTTTTTGAATTACCAAATTGTATCCCTAAGGTCTTAAATACCTGGAAGGAATACTCCTGCACTTTAGGGAAAAAAATTACTGTAAAACAAGTGTCGAAGACAATTACAGGGATTGCAAAAGATATTGATAGAAGTGGGGCTTTGATTGTGGAGACCCCCCAAGGAGAACAAAGAATACTAACCGGTGATTTATCTATTAATATTTAG
- a CDS encoding type III pantothenate kinase — MLLAIDVGNTNIVLGLYKNDELVVHWRINSDREQTEDQYGVLIKNLFYHSNLDPGMIDDIMISSVVPPITQTLTRMSKKFMNMEPIIVGPGIKTGMHVKYDNPKEVGADRIVNAVAGYTLYGGPLIIVDFGTATTFCAISEKGDYLGGAISPGISISTNALFERAAKLPRVELTKPANLIGKNTVSSMQSGIFYGFIGQVDGIIKKMRQEFNQAPTVVATGGMAHLVYPESETINILNSYLTLEGLKIIYERNKN, encoded by the coding sequence ATGTTATTAGCAATTGATGTAGGAAACACTAATATAGTATTAGGGCTTTATAAAAATGATGAATTAGTAGTTCACTGGCGAATAAATAGTGATAGAGAGCAAACAGAAGATCAATATGGTGTGTTGATAAAGAATCTATTTTATCATAGTAATTTAGACCCTGGCATGATAGATGACATTATGATTAGCTCAGTAGTGCCACCAATTACACAAACCTTAACTAGAATGAGCAAAAAATTTATGAACATGGAGCCTATAATAGTAGGCCCAGGTATTAAAACTGGAATGCATGTTAAATATGATAACCCCAAAGAAGTAGGGGCGGATAGAATTGTTAACGCAGTTGCAGGCTATACATTATACGGGGGGCCTCTTATAATTGTAGATTTTGGTACAGCCACTACTTTTTGTGCCATCTCGGAAAAAGGTGATTATTTAGGAGGAGCTATTTCCCCTGGGATATCTATTTCGACCAATGCACTTTTTGAGAGAGCAGCCAAACTACCCCGGGTGGAACTGACTAAACCAGCTAATCTGATAGGGAAAAATACTGTTTCTAGTATGCAGTCAGGAATTTTTTATGGATTTATCGGTCAGGTTGATGGAATTATCAAGAAAATGAGACAGGAATTTAACCAAGCCCCTACGGTAGTTGCTACGGGAGGTATGGCACATTTGGTTTATCCAGAAAGCGAAACCATAAATATTTTAAACTCGTATTTAACTTTAGAGGGATTGAAAATAATTTATGAGAGAAATAAAAATTGA